DNA sequence from the Myxococcaceae bacterium JPH2 genome:
GACGGTGAGCAGCACTTGATGCAGGGCTCGGGGTCGAAGCCGTATGTCCTGAAGAACACTGGCGGGGTGTACTCCTGCTCGTGTCCCGCGTGGCGCAACCAGTCCATCGCCATCGAGCGGCGCACCTGCAAGCATTTGCGGAAGCTGCGCGGTGACGCCGCGGAGGACGCTCGGGTGGGCTCGCCCGCGTCGCCCGCGCCCCGCGCGAGCACTGCTGCCTCGGGAGACGCGGAGGAGGCCGCGGACAAGGCCCCGCCCCTCCTGCTGGCCCACTCCTGGGAGAACGACGTGGACCTCACCGGCTGGTGGATGAGCGAGAAGCTCGACGGTGTGCGGGCATACTGGGACGGCAAGAAGTTCTGGTCGCGCCTGGGCAACGAGTTCCACGCCCCCGAGTGGTTCACCGCGAAGCTGCCGGACTTCCCGCTCGATGGAGAGCTGTTCGGCGGGCGCAAGCGCTTCCAGCGCACGGTGAGCATCGCGCGCCGGCAGGACAAGAGCGACGACTGGAAGGAATTGACCTTCGTCGTCTTCGACGCGCCCTCGGAGGAAGGGGTCTTCGAGGCCCGCCTGGAGCGCTGCCGCCAGTGGATGGAGAAGCACGCGCCGCCCTACGCCACGTGGCACAAGCACGAGCCGTGTCGGGGCACGGAGCAGCTTCGCCAGGAGCTGGCTCGCGTGGAGGGGTTGGGGGGTGAAGGGCTCATGCTGCGTCAGCCCGGCTCGCGCTACGAGGCGGGTCGCTCGCACACGCTGCTCAAGGTGAAGAGCTTCCACGACGACGAGGCGCGCGTGGTGGCGCACCTGCCCGGAGCCGGCCGACACAAGGGGCGGCTGGGCGCGCTGGACGTGGAGCTGCGCAATGGAAAGCGCTTCTCGGTGGGCACCGGCCTGTCCGATGCCGAGCGGCGCGAGCCGCCGCCCGTGGGCACCATCATCACGTTCCGCTACCAGGAGCTGTCCAACGACGGCGTGCCCCGCTTCCCGTCCTACGTGGGCGTGCGCATCGACGCGGCGCCCTTCCCCGCCAGCGCGGAGAAGGGCCGCAAGGCCTCGCGGGCCTGAGCACCGCCAGTTCGGGTGTGCGGTATCCGTCATCGCAATACCGCGAACTCTCGACTGCGACCGCCGTCCGGCCGCACTCGGCCCCGCGCGCGGTCTAGAGAACGACGGTACGGAG
Encoded proteins:
- a CDS encoding DNA ligase, which translates into the protein MADIADGEQHLMQGSGSKPYVLKNTGGVYSCSCPAWRNQSIAIERRTCKHLRKLRGDAAEDARVGSPASPAPRASTAASGDAEEAADKAPPLLLAHSWENDVDLTGWWMSEKLDGVRAYWDGKKFWSRLGNEFHAPEWFTAKLPDFPLDGELFGGRKRFQRTVSIARRQDKSDDWKELTFVVFDAPSEEGVFEARLERCRQWMEKHAPPYATWHKHEPCRGTEQLRQELARVEGLGGEGLMLRQPGSRYEAGRSHTLLKVKSFHDDEARVVAHLPGAGRHKGRLGALDVELRNGKRFSVGTGLSDAERREPPPVGTIITFRYQELSNDGVPRFPSYVGVRIDAAPFPASAEKGRKASRA